The nucleotide sequence cctgagtttttaaaatatatatattttttcaaaaaaaatcccaaagccaatgacaaagtgacacgtaTCCCTAAGTTAAcatgtgtcaccttgtcattggttctggaaattttttacaaaaaaataaaatatatatatttaaaaaaaaattaaatttttttttataaaaaagaaaatatattttttttcgtaaaaaaagCCAATGACAGGGTGACACGtatccacacttaacgttttttatcaagaaaagtGGCTTTGGTGCTAAATCCAACTGGGATAACTAGCACAACACCCAATTGAATCCAAGGTTGATGAACGACACcgatttccaattttttctgaGGTAGATTgagtgttgttggtgtttttgagatgatgaatttgagtttttaaatattttatattttaagcttGAATATGAATGAAggtgttgaagatgatttgattttgtttggagatttgtcttttttttttctttgttgttgttgttgcttattgggttgttgttggtgttgttctttttttctttttctttttcatgaaaGTGTTGTTGGTGGTGTTCTTATTTTCTAGAAAatgggggaagaagatgaagaatttaagtggagaagatgaagaaaataaattaagtttttcAGTCAATGCCAAAATGACACGTGgataacaattaattttttttattaaaactaacggaagggaccaaaacatgtaacgaagataaagataaaataccaaaacaatcttttttttacttaagggaccaaaatgataccAAATAATAACTTAAGGAAGGAAAATAGCTATTAAGCCAAAAGGAATTTAAAAGGGAATAACAAtttgaatattatattattattattaatttatgtatatgtgtatgtgtgtgtgtgtatatatatatatatatatatatataaatgagagGACCCTTTTTTATGAGAGGGTTCAATCTCAACCATTGAATAAAAATGTATGGCTGAGATTAAATGAGAGGATTTAAAAAGTCATGTGTTCCCCCCTTCTTTCTTTCTCCAcctcttcatctctttccctgcCTGCTCTCTTCCAAAATCTTTCCTCCTACCATTCCAAAAATTCATGGAATACATCATCCTCCTTTATAGAAGCTTTCAAATTTTCGGCAACAAATCACAAACAATTTCTATCAATTCTATGACATTCGAATTCTCTGAGTATTTTTTAAGGAGTATATAGAATTTGCAGTGCCTTATAATCAATTGATTGATATTGATactatcatttttcaatttatgtGAAAACCCAGAATTAAGCAAACAAAGTTAACCTACAAAATCCAGAAGAATAGAGAATGAGATTCTTGAGAATAAATGTAAAAACCCATCATTATTTTTGACAGATCTAGATTTGAAGAAATAAggggttttttttaattaattacaaTCATTATAATGATTTTGCAAGATAATTGTTATGTTGATTATCACAGCTTGTTGGAAGAAATTGCAGGGAAGAACAAGTAGCAGGCGTTATTGAATTTGCGAGAGAAAACTGGAGGAGAAAAAAGTAAGCAGGAAGGAGGCACATAGGAAAAAAGAATCAGGTGCAAGTGCAATGTACAATGGGTGTTTTAATCTATACCGTACATTTTGATTTAATGGTCATTAtttcttcctctcatctctcacaatAATAACTACTCCTCTTATTTGATACatctcctatatatatatatatatatatatatatatatatatatatatatatatatatatatatatgagtgtgtgtgtgaatatGAGAAGCACCATCACCCGTTCAACTCACCATTCACACATAGAGAAGAAGATTGGTCTTCCAGAGTTTAACAAGGCTTCACTCATTGGTGGGTACctaatttacaaaatttatgaaaCTAATAAGTattgatttttataaaacatgTATGTAGATGCTTATTTGCAATTGAATACTATTGATTAAATACCTTTCTCTAACGCTTATACCATTATTTTCACAATTGTCGTACTTCAAATAGTCTACTCcctaaagaaaattttaaattagtgtTGGTTAACAACTTATAATTATGCATAATATAATTTTGGTAGAAATGAAAATTGGCTTTCAATAATGAATGTATATATGATATACCCAAGAAGCAAATGTTTTGGCATCTTGTATTTCATGTCCTAGTGATCCAGGCATGCGTTTACTACAAGTTAGATTTCTACATAAAAATTGTAGATATTATAAATAAtggttaaaaaataattgttatgatcatcaaatataatttaatatgttgATACCCAGCATCTGAATAAATCCCCAACTTCAAGCCTTTCATGTGAACATAATGAGCCAGAGCCTTGATTCCCGAAGGAAAcgttgaagatgaagaacatATATACCTGTATCTCGGATTAAACTTTCATTAATATCACAACCGAAATGGTTCCAACTATTCCATCTGAACATCATATGTATAATTGATTACCAAATTATGCacttaatgaaaaaaatgtgtatgcatttattttgtgtatattttaaaaggtaaaaaaatgaaaaaaaaaaggtgatatATCTCAATTAAAGATAGATGTGAATGTATACATAGAGAGGGTATAACATACCCCATGGGAGGTGTCTGACCAAGTCCATTTTGTAACAAATAACTCTTAACCTTCTTTTCTATAGTAGATATTTTGGTTTTATCGTTGGTTCCTAATAAACGAGCAGCTGAAGATGATGGAACACTTGCAATATTCACTAGCACTAGGATGTAAAACACAAGCACCATCACCCTAGCCATTGCTCTAATTATTTGCACTTCCAATGAACTTTAGGAGAATGGAAGATGAATGTTGCATAACCATAGTGCTATATATATAGGATCAAAGATGCAAACAAATTTGATGATTGCTTACTAACAAGGAGAacaagtagaagaaaaaaaactaatattgttgttaaaaatgaaaacacgTTTTGGTCTGTTCATCAGCTTGACAACTAGATCTATTCAAGTGAATTGAATATAATAACAATTTATATCCTCATTATAACGATACACATCATTCTGTTGtcatctttttatattatttttgcttttatattttttttatgcttgcCATTTTtgcttttctatttttaatttttatatgtaaattCTCTTgctaagaaaatatatatttatatataatttatcaatcatataaaatttcacatatattaaagaaaattacTACCGCAAATGTAAAATCTAAGAAATTGACTCAGGAATATACGAttgatcaaaataataattactagtgcattaaaaaaatttaaaacgaTACTTATGTTAGAACAATATTTTGCAAATTGTTGGGAATTAGGGAGTATGGCTCTCTCTCCGGTTCATGTATTCTCTAacaatttttaactaaaatatttaGAGGATACTGAGTTTGATGTAATTCTAATATTCCATAacatatcaatatatttttttttcatttctttgtaCGTGTGTTCCATCAATCAGTATGGGAATATTTCCTTTCTTACACTCCATGCAATATTCTATCGTATATTCTCTAATCATACATATACACACCTTAGTTATTTTTAAGGTAAAAGATACAAAATCGCCATAGAGAGGTAAATTTCTCCCCCTCATCACACAAAGGATATGTAAAAGTATGACCGAAAAAATTACAGTGAGTTAAAGACTTTTCTAGATGTAAATTAACAATAACAATTAAATGAGTCAATATATATGAGTCAATatcagtttatttatttttgtaaaaaaagaatcaacttatctattttgatgaaaataagttcaattttttctcttagAGCATAAGCGGCGGGAATTCAATATCAAGTtttcaacacattttttttttttttaccaatttcttaattataattataatagttttattgaaagaatattatcaaatatttactaaattatataaaagatGATTTAGATGGTTATTTGAACTAAATATGAAAAGTTGTACGTTCCAGTTTCCAAAACGacgattttattttatcttgaaaaaacacttaaaactattttttagtttttcttttgaaaactaagaaacatattaaataaggtcaattatattttttttttgttaattttaaaatcattttttaatattttaactaAATAGATAggaatttttttgaacaagaactAGATACATAGAAATTGTGTATTTGGCTGCAATATTCATaataaatctaataaaaataatttatttcaaaaaccacaaaaaatatgattaaagctATTTTAGTCTATTCGtagtttttcttaaaataaagatttaaaatggtattaaatgttttaaaaagaaaaggagaatatTTAGGTCAAAATTTTCTTCACCAGATAGTAGAAAATGATATCAAAATCTTGACAATTAATCTTCACATTAACCATGACCAATTTAAATGGACTAGttcagtttttaaaaaataattctttacaTTAACAATGATCAAAATTAATAGTAGATATTTATAatgataagataagataagatgaagataaaaatctcaatattttttaacGGAGAGATGAAGCCCCTATAGTATTTGCATGCAAAAACAGGTGGCACGTTCTTTCCCCTCCACATTTCATCATTGTCTTCCTAGCACGTGTCTAAGACAAGAACAAATTATTAATGATGAATCAAAGTTCACCCATATTCTTTTCCCTAGCCAGTGAATTTGGCCATAGAACCGACGGTAGAACATAGCCAGCTCTTTGATGTTTTGAAGCTTATTATTTATCCTACATTCAGTTCAGGTAAAACTCtgattttccttcttttttttcttcttctttctctcattcgtattattcttttttcaaaCATATTTTGATTCTATAAACTGTGAAATAGCTATGCTGTTGTGAGTTACAATtaacatgcatatataattaaGTTGCTTGTTCAAATAGGGCATAATAGGATGGATTTGGAAGAAGCAGAAGATGAAGA is from Medicago truncatula cultivar Jemalong A17 chromosome 1, MtrunA17r5.0-ANR, whole genome shotgun sequence and encodes:
- the LOC25484608 gene encoding LOW QUALITY PROTEIN: alpha-galactosidase (The sequence of the model RefSeq protein was modified relative to this genomic sequence to represent the inferred CDS: inserted 1 base in 1 codon), whose product is MARVMVLVFYILVLVNIASVPSSSAARLLGTNDKTKISTIEKKVKSYLLQNGLGQTPPMGWNSWNHFGCDINESLIRXYRYICSSSSTFPSGIKALAHYVHMKGLKLGIYSDAGNLTCSKRMPGSLGHEIQDAKTFASWGVDYLKYDNCENNGISVRERYPPMSEALLNSGRPIFFSMCEW